One stretch of Brachyhypopomus gauderio isolate BG-103 chromosome 10, BGAUD_0.2, whole genome shotgun sequence DNA includes these proteins:
- the tiprl gene encoding TIP41-like protein isoform X3, which produces MHMPSLPEMLFGDNVLRIQHTDGFGIEFNAVDALKRVNNMQDTVKVACAQEWQESRSDFEEHAKEVVKRYDWTYTTDYRGTLLGEDLQLKVSPTTERIDLEKLKAREQIMFFEDVLLFEDELHDHGVSMISVKIRVMPSSFFVLLRFFLRVDGVLIRINDTRLYHQAGQNYMLREFSTRENQVSALQHLPPALYTDPNEIAQHLSLKLTQCEKLELPEHKPTSEPSNTPQ; this is translated from the exons ATGCACATGCCTTCACTCCCAGAGATGCTTTTTGGAGACAACGTACTGCGCATTCAACATACTGATGGCTTTGGCATCGAATTCAATGCAGTTGACGCCCTCAAACGTGTCAACAATATGCAGGACACTGTGAAAGTGGCATGTGCACAGGAATGGCAGGAAAGCAG ATCTGACTTCGAGGAGCACGCTAAGGAGGTAGTGAAGCGATATGACTGGACATACACAACAGATTACAGAGGAACATTGCTTGGTGAAGACCTGCAGCTAAAG gtgtctccCACAACAGAGCGGATAGACTTGGAGAAACTGAAAGCTCGAGAGCAGATAATGTTCTTTGAGGATGTGCTGCTGTTCGAGGATGAACTACACGATCACGGTGTATCCATGATCAGCGTGAAAATC AGAGTCATGCCTTCCAGTTTCTTTGTTCTGCTGCGTTTCTTTCTGCGAGTGGACGGTGTGCTGATCCGCATCAATGACACGCGGCTCTATCACCAG GCTGGGCAGAACTACATGCTGAGGGAGTTCAGCACACGAGAAAACCAGGTGTCAGCTCTTCAG CATCTTCCCCCAGCCCTGTACACAGACCCCAATGAGATCGCTCAGCACTTATCGCTCAAGCTCACCCAGTGTGAGAAGCTGGAGTTGCCTGAGCACAAGCCGACATCCGAGCCTTCCAACACGCCACAGTGA
- the tiprl gene encoding TIP41-like protein isoform X2: MSTTTHGFKSSKQDFTFGPWRVTAAKTHIMKSKDIERLAEEMHMPSLPEMLFGDNVLRIQHTDGFGIEFNAVDALKRVNNMQDTVKVACAQEWQESRSDFEEHAKEVVKRYDWTYTTDYRGTLLGEDLQLKVSPTTERIDLEKLKAREQIMFFEDVLLFEDELHDHGVSMISVKIRVMPSSFFVLLRFFLRVDGVLIRINDTRLYHQAGQNYMLREFSTRENQVSALQHLPPALYTDPNEIAQHLSLKLTQCEKLELPEHKPTSEPSNTPQ, encoded by the exons ATGTCGACCACAACCCATGGCTTTAAAAGCAGCAAGCAAGACTTCACGTTCGGACCCTGGAGAGTCACTGCTGCGAAAACCCACATTATGAAGTCTAAGGACATTGAGCG GTTAGCTGAGGAGATGCACATGCCTTCACTCCCAGAGATGCTTTTTGGAGACAACGTACTGCGCATTCAACATACTGATGGCTTTGGCATCGAATTCAATGCAGTTGACGCCCTCAAACGTGTCAACAATATGCAGGACACTGTGAAAGTGGCATGTGCACAGGAATGGCAGGAAAGCAG ATCTGACTTCGAGGAGCACGCTAAGGAGGTAGTGAAGCGATATGACTGGACATACACAACAGATTACAGAGGAACATTGCTTGGTGAAGACCTGCAGCTAAAG gtgtctccCACAACAGAGCGGATAGACTTGGAGAAACTGAAAGCTCGAGAGCAGATAATGTTCTTTGAGGATGTGCTGCTGTTCGAGGATGAACTACACGATCACGGTGTATCCATGATCAGCGTGAAAATC AGAGTCATGCCTTCCAGTTTCTTTGTTCTGCTGCGTTTCTTTCTGCGAGTGGACGGTGTGCTGATCCGCATCAATGACACGCGGCTCTATCACCAG GCTGGGCAGAACTACATGCTGAGGGAGTTCAGCACACGAGAAAACCAGGTGTCAGCTCTTCAG CATCTTCCCCCAGCCCTGTACACAGACCCCAATGAGATCGCTCAGCACTTATCGCTCAAGCTCACCCAGTGTGAGAAGCTGGAGTTGCCTGAGCACAAGCCGACATCCGAGCCTTCCAACACGCCACAGTGA
- the tiprl gene encoding TIP41-like protein isoform X1, producing MRDKGRPTMSTTTHGFKSSKQDFTFGPWRVTAAKTHIMKSKDIERLAEEMHMPSLPEMLFGDNVLRIQHTDGFGIEFNAVDALKRVNNMQDTVKVACAQEWQESRSDFEEHAKEVVKRYDWTYTTDYRGTLLGEDLQLKVSPTTERIDLEKLKAREQIMFFEDVLLFEDELHDHGVSMISVKIRVMPSSFFVLLRFFLRVDGVLIRINDTRLYHQAGQNYMLREFSTRENQVSALQHLPPALYTDPNEIAQHLSLKLTQCEKLELPEHKPTSEPSNTPQ from the exons ATG CGCGATAAAGGACGTCCAACTATGTCGACCACAACCCATGGCTTTAAAAGCAGCAAGCAAGACTTCACGTTCGGACCCTGGAGAGTCACTGCTGCGAAAACCCACATTATGAAGTCTAAGGACATTGAGCG GTTAGCTGAGGAGATGCACATGCCTTCACTCCCAGAGATGCTTTTTGGAGACAACGTACTGCGCATTCAACATACTGATGGCTTTGGCATCGAATTCAATGCAGTTGACGCCCTCAAACGTGTCAACAATATGCAGGACACTGTGAAAGTGGCATGTGCACAGGAATGGCAGGAAAGCAG ATCTGACTTCGAGGAGCACGCTAAGGAGGTAGTGAAGCGATATGACTGGACATACACAACAGATTACAGAGGAACATTGCTTGGTGAAGACCTGCAGCTAAAG gtgtctccCACAACAGAGCGGATAGACTTGGAGAAACTGAAAGCTCGAGAGCAGATAATGTTCTTTGAGGATGTGCTGCTGTTCGAGGATGAACTACACGATCACGGTGTATCCATGATCAGCGTGAAAATC AGAGTCATGCCTTCCAGTTTCTTTGTTCTGCTGCGTTTCTTTCTGCGAGTGGACGGTGTGCTGATCCGCATCAATGACACGCGGCTCTATCACCAG GCTGGGCAGAACTACATGCTGAGGGAGTTCAGCACACGAGAAAACCAGGTGTCAGCTCTTCAG CATCTTCCCCCAGCCCTGTACACAGACCCCAATGAGATCGCTCAGCACTTATCGCTCAAGCTCACCCAGTGTGAGAAGCTGGAGTTGCCTGAGCACAAGCCGACATCCGAGCCTTCCAACACGCCACAGTGA
- the riox2 gene encoding ribosomal oxygenase 2 codes for MPKKGRSAVSSPGQEKRTAASAKIRKTNRNSSASPLCYDSPASLFQSLIAPVGVEEFFQQYWEKKPLLLQRSDPAVSTFYQSLFQLSDLKQLCALGLQYARDLNTCRCVNGKKKVMNKEGRVNYSHLRKDFDQRGATIQFHQPQRFKDELWHIQEQLECFFGSLVGSNVYITPPESQGLPPHYDDVEVFILQLEGQKHWRLYQPTVPLAREYSLEPEDRIGTPTHDIVLKAGDLLYFPRGTIHQADTPAGAEHSTHLTLSTYQNTSWGDFLLDVLPGFLFDSMKTDISLRSGLPRSLLTSSGVSSEVNKQVCVCLRALADRLEHTEEELRSSEMRRDFISSRLPPYCLQEEDLDPVGKLPALEDTVCVRFKDHILLTVEPSQDNTDEATQLAVFVLHSLKNKRERHMMGAEEEDEEEDEEETSQGLRFPIMHLSALRQLLGGGRLLVAELPLQDDADKQGLVLGLWTEGLLQVC; via the exons ATGCCGAAGAAAGGGAGATCAGCGGTATCCAGTCCTGGGCAGGAGAAGAGGACGGCCGCGTCTGCTAAGATTAGGAAGACGAACCGCAACAGTTCCGCCAGTCCTCTGTGCTACGACTCGCCAGCTAGTCTGTTCCAGAGTCTGATAGCCCCCGTGGGGGTAGAAGAGTTCTTCCAGCAGTACTGGGAGAAGAAACCCCTGCTCCTTCAAAGATCAGACCCAGCGGTCTCCACCTTCTACCAGTCCCTCTTTCAGCTGTCTGATCTGAAGCAGCTATGCGCACTGGGGCTGCAGTATGCGCGCGACCTCAACACGTGCCGCTGCGTAAACGGCAAGAAGAAAGTGATGAATAAAGAGGGACGAGTGAACTACAGCCATCTGAGGAAGGACTTTGATCAGAGGGGAGCCACCATTCAGTTCCACCAGCCGCAGAGGTTTAAG gatGAACTGTGGCATATCCAGGAACAACTGGAGTGTTTCTTTGGGTCGTTGGTTGGCTCTAATGTCTACATAACACCTCCAGAGTCTCAGGGTCTACCTCCGCATTACGACGACGTGGAG GTGTTCATTCTGCAGTTGGAAGGCCAGAAGCACTGGCGGCTGTACCAACCAACTGTCCCCCTGGCCCGCGAGTACAGCCTGGAGCCAGAGGATCGCATCGGCACGCCCACCCACGACATCGTCCTGAAG GCAGGTGATCTGCTCTACTTTCCCAGGGGAACAATCCACCAGGCAGACACACCTGCAGGAGCAGAACActcaacacacctcacactcagcacctaccagaacac GTCATGGGGTGACTTCCTGTTAGATGTCTTGCCCGGTTTCCTGTTTGACTCCATGAAGACGGATATTAGTCTGCGTAGTGGCCTTCCCAGAAGCCTCCTCACT TCTTCAGGTGTGAGTTCAGAGGTCAataagcaggtgtgtgtgtgtctgagagcacTCGCTGACCGTCTGGAGCACACTGAGGAGGAACTGCGCTCctctgagatgaggagagacttTATCTCCAGTCGACTTCCTCCTTACTGTCTCCAGGAGGAAGACCTCGATCCAG tTGGGAAACTACCAGCGTTGGAGGacacggtgtgtgtgaggttcaaAGACCACATTCTTCTCACAGTGGAGCCCAGTCAGGACAACACT GATGAAGCCACCCAACTGGCAGTGTTTGTGCTGCACTCTCTAAAGAacaagagggagagacacatgatgggagcagaggaggaggatgaggaggaggatgaagaggagacaTCACAG GGCCTGCGCTTCCCCATAATGCACCTCTCTGCGCTCAGACAGCTGCTGGGCGGAGGGCGCCTCCTAGTGGCGGAGCTGCCACTGCAGGACGACGCTGACAAGCAGGGTCTGGTGCTGGGTCTGTGGACGGAGGGCCTGCTGCAGGTCTGCTGA